A genomic stretch from Limnobacter thiooxidans includes:
- a CDS encoding TAXI family TRAP transporter solute-binding subunit, with translation MMFRTAKTAILAATITGLVFAATPAKAEFINILTGGTSGIYYPIGVALSKVYGDNIKGARTQVQATKASVENLNLLQQGRGELGISLGDSVKLAWEGDADAGFKAPLKKLRGIAAIYPNYVQIVASKSSGITTLEQLKGKGLSVGAAKSGTELNARAILGAAGLGYKDLGKTEYLPYAESVELMKNRQLDATLQSAGLGVASLKDLSASMEVNMVAVPASVVKKLGAPYVEGTIPAGTYQGQTKDVPTAAIVNFLITHSDVSDEAAYQMTKLLWENLPALRSAHKAAEAIKFENALQGMPVPLHPGAEKFYKEKGLIK, from the coding sequence ATGATGTTTCGCACAGCAAAAACTGCCATTCTGGCTGCCACAATCACTGGCTTGGTATTTGCAGCAACACCAGCCAAAGCCGAATTCATCAACATCCTGACAGGCGGTACATCAGGCATTTATTACCCGATTGGTGTCGCTCTTTCCAAAGTGTACGGCGACAACATCAAAGGTGCGCGCACCCAGGTTCAAGCGACCAAAGCATCTGTTGAAAACCTGAACCTACTGCAACAAGGTCGCGGAGAATTGGGTATTTCTCTGGGTGATTCAGTGAAGCTGGCTTGGGAAGGCGATGCAGACGCAGGCTTCAAAGCTCCTTTGAAAAAACTGCGCGGCATTGCAGCAATCTACCCCAACTACGTTCAAATTGTGGCGTCGAAATCCTCTGGTATTACCACACTCGAACAACTGAAGGGCAAGGGACTTTCTGTGGGTGCAGCCAAGTCGGGCACTGAATTGAACGCACGTGCCATTTTGGGTGCGGCAGGCCTTGGCTATAAAGACCTGGGCAAAACAGAATACCTGCCCTATGCCGAATCTGTGGAGCTGATGAAAAACCGCCAGTTGGATGCAACATTGCAGTCGGCCGGGCTGGGTGTGGCTTCCTTGAAAGACCTGTCTGCATCGATGGAAGTGAATATGGTGGCAGTACCGGCAAGCGTGGTTAAAAAACTGGGGGCACCTTATGTTGAAGGCACCATTCCTGCCGGTACCTACCAAGGGCAAACCAAGGATGTACCCACAGCAGCAATCGTGAACTTCCTGATTACCCATTCGGACGTTTCGGATGAAGCGGCTTATCAAATGACCAAGCTGCTGTGGGAAAACCTGCCCGCCTTGCGCTCAGCCCACAAGGCAGCCGAAGCAATCAAGTTTGAAAACGCCTTGCAGGGTATGCCAGTGCCCTTGCACCCCGGTGCAGAGAAGTTTTACAAAGAAAAAGGCTTGATCAAGTAA